A stretch of Blautia liquoris DNA encodes these proteins:
- a CDS encoding DUF2284 domain-containing protein, with translation MDQKTLEHIVKHEGFEKAAEISTDDLVFVPEYRKFCEENACGNYNKNYACPPYSGTPKEMKQRVLAYRRCIVFQSKTPVKDAFDNAEMKKLKRKHTQMTLQAMKELKTDGMDMDGFPIMCGPCNFCEECMMPSGKPCVKESMRFSCLSAYCIDVGKLAESCNMEIQWSGNEVYYFSIYVFDKKDKSGEIR, from the coding sequence ATGGATCAAAAAACATTAGAACATATAGTGAAGCATGAAGGATTTGAAAAGGCAGCCGAGATCTCGACGGATGATCTGGTCTTTGTGCCGGAGTATCGCAAGTTCTGTGAGGAGAATGCATGCGGAAACTATAACAAAAATTATGCTTGTCCGCCCTATAGCGGAACACCCAAGGAGATGAAGCAGCGTGTTCTTGCGTATCGCCGCTGTATTGTATTTCAGTCGAAAACACCAGTTAAGGACGCGTTTGACAATGCCGAGATGAAGAAACTAAAGAGAAAGCATACACAGATGACACTCCAGGCGATGAAAGAACTGAAAACAGATGGTATGGATATGGACGGATTCCCGATCATGTGCGGACCCTGTAACTTTTGTGAAGAATGTATGATGCCTTCCGGGAAACCCTGCGTCAAGGAAAGCATGCGCTTTTCCTGTCTGTCTGCATACTGTATCGATGTCGGAAAACTGGCCGAGAGTTGTAATATGGAGATCCAGTGGAGCGGGAATGAGGTTTATTATTTTAGTATTTACGTGTTTGATAAAAAAGACAAATCTGGAGAAATCAGATGA
- a CDS encoding type II toxin-antitoxin system Phd/YefM family antitoxin, with protein MTVATATEVQNNFGRYLQKVQDGDEVVVLKNGKQVARLISYQKSVSFLTDSLTGILKHDYDDKEMTAERMKKYGDLD; from the coding sequence GTGACTGTTGCAACAGCAACTGAAGTTCAGAATAATTTTGGACGATATTTGCAAAAAGTACAAGATGGCGATGAAGTTGTGGTATTGAAAAACGGGAAACAGGTGGCTCGTTTAATTTCTTATCAGAAAAGTGTTTCATTTCTTACAGATTCACTTACTGGTATTTTGAAACATGATTACGATGATAAAGAAATGACAGCGGAGCGTATGAAAAAGTATGGTGATCTTGATTGA
- a CDS encoding PIN domain-containing protein, whose protein sequence is MVILIDTNIILDVLCQRNDFYKDSANIFRLCEIKKLYGVVSTLSFANISYIMRKEYAASKIGEILERLSFIFDISDLTVEDLKRAAALNFKDYEDAIQCACALRSKADYIISRNTKDFTLSKIPAITPKEFLEIFNYNF, encoded by the coding sequence ATGGTGATCTTGATTGATACAAATATAATACTTGATGTTTTATGTCAACGCAATGACTTCTATAAGGATTCAGCAAATATTTTCAGGTTGTGTGAAATCAAAAAACTTTACGGAGTTGTATCAACTTTATCATTTGCTAATATTTCATACATTATGCGAAAAGAATATGCTGCATCGAAAATTGGTGAGATTCTAGAAAGACTCTCGTTTATTTTTGATATTTCAGATCTCACAGTTGAAGATCTTAAGAGAGCAGCCGCTTTGAACTTTAAAGACTATGAAGACGCTATCCAATGCGCCTGTGCTCTCCGTTCTAAAGCCGATTATATTATAAGCAGGAATACAAAAGATTTTACCTTAAGCAAAATACCTGCCATAACACCAAAAGAATTTCTGGAAATCTTTAATTATAATTTTTAA
- a CDS encoding ferredoxin, which produces MKATIEDGCIGCGQCADTCPEVFRMGDDDLAEVYADVTPDNEESAKEAADGCPVEVIIVE; this is translated from the coding sequence ATGAAAGCAACAATTGAAGATGGATGTATCGGATGCGGGCAGTGTGCAGATACATGTCCGGAAGTTTTTCGCATGGGTGATGACGATCTGGCAGAGGTTTATGCAGATGTGACACCTGACAACGAGGAAAGCGCAAAGGAAGCTGCTGATGGCTGTCCTGTGGAAGTAATCATTGTAGAGTAA
- a CDS encoding glycoside hydrolase family 27 protein produces MNKNDFAPAPPMGWNSYDYYDTTVNEEQVRANADYMAKNLKEFGWEYIIVDIQWYAHHTGSRREQFQYIPFSKLEMDEYSRLQPDPVRFPSSAGGAGFAPLAAYIHSLGLKFGIHIMRGIPRAAAHAHSKILGTDVAADEVADPSSICGWNPDMYGVRNTSAGQAYYDSILKLYASWGVDFIKCDDICNTNLYTEHPYSARHEIEMISTAITRLGRPIVLSLSPGPALIDKAWHYGRYANMWRITDDFWDDWDLLKNMFCRCELWQKHVSRGCYPDLDMLPLGRLGKGFGKERQTNFTCQEQRTMMTLWCLFGSPLMLGAELTLLDEWTLSLLTNKEILSLATPDCRPWQIHRDETQAIWTGCNETDGSFYVALFNLSDKEKEISVSLEELFFCPYVRNPNIKGQDVIQLRDLWKDEISMFTGSTISQSVKPHDCVIYKIG; encoded by the coding sequence ATGAATAAAAATGATTTCGCACCGGCTCCTCCTATGGGTTGGAATAGTTACGATTATTATGATACCACGGTAAACGAAGAACAAGTGAGGGCGAATGCCGATTATATGGCGAAGAATCTCAAAGAATTCGGATGGGAGTATATCATAGTCGATATTCAGTGGTACGCACACCACACGGGTTCCAGACGGGAGCAATTTCAATACATTCCCTTTTCCAAACTCGAGATGGACGAATATTCACGTCTCCAGCCCGACCCGGTACGTTTTCCCAGTTCCGCCGGCGGAGCAGGGTTTGCCCCTTTAGCGGCTTATATACATAGTCTTGGATTGAAATTCGGTATTCACATTATGCGCGGGATTCCGCGTGCCGCCGCACACGCACACAGCAAGATACTTGGCACGGATGTGGCTGCAGATGAAGTTGCCGATCCATCTTCTATCTGTGGATGGAATCCGGATATGTATGGAGTAAGAAATACATCGGCCGGCCAGGCTTACTACGATTCTATCCTGAAATTGTACGCCTCGTGGGGTGTCGATTTTATCAAATGTGATGATATCTGCAATACGAATCTCTATACAGAACACCCCTATTCAGCACGCCATGAAATTGAGATGATCTCCACAGCCATCACTCGCTTAGGAAGACCAATTGTCTTGTCCTTATCACCCGGACCTGCTCTGATCGACAAGGCCTGGCACTATGGGAGATATGCTAATATGTGGCGTATCACAGACGACTTCTGGGATGACTGGGATCTGTTAAAAAACATGTTCTGCCGCTGTGAGCTGTGGCAGAAACATGTATCGAGGGGCTGCTACCCGGATCTTGACATGCTGCCTCTTGGCCGCCTTGGAAAAGGCTTCGGCAAAGAACGCCAGACCAATTTTACCTGCCAGGAACAGCGCACAATGATGACTTTGTGGTGTCTCTTTGGATCACCCCTTATGCTCGGTGCAGAACTGACCCTGTTGGATGAGTGGACCTTGTCTCTCCTCACCAACAAAGAGATTCTGTCTCTGGCAACACCAGACTGCAGACCTTGGCAAATACATCGCGATGAAACCCAAGCCATATGGACAGGATGCAATGAGACCGACGGTTCTTTTTATGTTGCTCTCTTTAATCTCAGTGACAAAGAAAAAGAAATCTCTGTTTCACTGGAAGAACTCTTCTTTTGCCCTTATGTTCGAAATCCGAACATTAAGGGACAAGACGTGATTCAGCTGCGTGATCTGTGGAAAGATGAAATTTCCATGTTCACAGGCAGCACCATCAGCCAGTCAGTGAAGCCGCATGACTGTGTCATCTACAAGATCGGCTAA